From the Juglans microcarpa x Juglans regia isolate MS1-56 chromosome 7D, Jm3101_v1.0, whole genome shotgun sequence genome, the window TCATCTTAGGTGTTTTCTAGTTTCTAAAACCTCTGTTTGTTCAAAAGATGTCTTCCTTGAGTGAACTAAAGAAAAGAGGTTCACTGGTTTATAACGTTTATGACATGGGATAGTGGTTGCTACTTGCTACACAGCAAAGGCCGACTTCTAATGCTTGGTTGCTCCTTGCCGACAAGGAGTCCCTGGAAACTGAGTGCCTCCATTAACATCACATGAGGTACAGATGCCACCTACGACATCATACAGTGTCAAACAGTAAATCATCAGTGATCACAATGAATGATAGGCAATAAAACTGAGGTCTCGTCCTCTTctcgaaggaaaaaaaaaaatgtggtagaCAGACTTCACTAGCTTGGAGTTGTTAATGTCACCATAATAACCTTTGATACAACGTGTAATGCCTTCAGAATGGCCACCAAGTAttgtaaagataaaaaaatgttgtgatttGGTATCACATGGCACCCTAAACGAAAACTGTTCCCATTTTATATTGCTTGCAGCTTCAAATTCAGATCATCATTGATTCATTTGACCGAACTGTCCGCAGACACTAGTTGTGCACGTAAACTGGACAAAGAGAACAAAGACACTAACAAAGAAAGATACTCCAAACGACCGGCTGACACCTACAGCAGATGGCCATTCAACATGTCCaagtctttttattaaaaatacacgTGTGCTTCACCAAAAAATTGCAAAAGTGAATGATACTGTTCGTTTTTACCTTTTTGAATGTTTTGCATTGGATTTTGTTTGACAAAATGCGCAATGAATAATGTGTGATTTTTACTCCATTTGTTCAGCCTTATCACGTTGCCCCTTGTCAAGTAGAGTAGGCAAAACGCATATGTGGGGAAAAACTAAAAAGGGAAACAAGTAAACAAACACCACGCTTTACATACCCACCTCCATGGCTGGCATTGGACAGAAGCCTCTTGATCGAGAGTGCAAGTACAGTAACCCATAACAACGGGGCATACAGATCCAGTAGTAGGTGACAATTGTTACATGGACCATTCTCCATTTACTGGGTTATGAGTCTTCCATCTCACGTCAGGTAGCGTACCTGTAACCTTTTCGATTCTAAATATTTCCCCGACTTGGAAATTCCACTGAAGAATTGGAGATAGAAAGACATATGAAAGATGCATTAAGATCGCCAATTTACATGATAGTTTTGAATATAACACGAGTAACCTACTTACAAAGAATTTACACATGCCTAACAACTTCACAACTTTCCTCGAAAAAACACAGAGAAAAGGCGGGGAATGCATTTccggagaaaagaaaaggggtTGAATTTGAGGGAAGAAGATAATACAACCCTCCCCGCTGTGAAAACAAAATTGGGGGTATCCAGCCCTTTCTTTCGAAGAGCTTAAAAGCTGAATCTGAAACAACAAACTTCaaatttggaagtttggaatATGGAAATTTCCAActcatttacatcttttgaatcTAGCTGGTCAATGAGCTAAACTTTCCCTTCCCTTCCCATGCCAATGCCAGACTTGTCAACCATGGGAATGTTGTACTGCTGATATACTCTAGCCCTGTTTAATGCCCACCATTGTTCTGCTTCTTTCTCACTAAACCGCTTACGACTGCAATTAGAGGAACCAAGGCACCAAAAGTCAATGAGCATTCATTACTTAAAAGAAACATCTGGTTTCTTACTGAGAAATCTTCTGCCGATGATAATGAGAAACTTGGCTTATAAGAGCAGGCCCCAACATACAGTGGACCACTCGAATTAATATTCTTAAGAAATATCTAAAATTGTCCATTAGCAATTCTATTTAACTCTTATTCTTTGAATcagaaaaacttgaaaaaatgccacataaatttcataatactttttttttttttttttgataaaatttcataaaacttgaTGGTCCAAACTCATTCAATGATTTCTTTCAGGCTCTTCAAATTGTGCTTATAGAGCATAGAATGTTTCAGGCCCCTCCAGTTGTGTCATTATAACATTCCCAAGCTACATGTTTAGTCTCAAGTCGATGCCTCCAACCAAATTTGAACCTTCTCtttatctaattttcaaattttgggaGTGAATGTGGTCTCCATATACCTGAGTTGAGTAACCAGGTGTCTTCCACTTAGTAACTTCAGACCACCTTCTTTATTGCTTTATAAACATGGAGATTTGGTTGCTTATTACTTGCTATTAAATTGTGTGAAGAATGCCCTAGATAGTCATGGGGTTCTTTGATATACACTGATGCTCCCTATTTATCAATATGGCCCATCAAGTGAGAGAAAAGTTCAGGCCTTAATTAAGAGGTGTCGAGTCATTGTCAAGTCACAGCTTCTGGCTTTGAGACCACTTTACAAGTGGATGTGGCATCAAGTGGAGTTACTCatcttatcttttcttttgtgtTACTCTTTTATTCTTATGTACTAGTATTGTGGCCCTTCTGGAGCCTTACTATAAATTTTACTCACTATCAGAAATGGAAAACAATGATGTGAATGGCAAGGGATTGAACCAAAATCCAGACTGGACAAAGTGTTTGTCCAGCTTTGACTACATGGAACACATAAGGGGAAGAGATACTAGGTCAAATTCAACTATGACATACCTGAAGCGGACACGTTTAAGATCTTTGGCACCTCCAGGTAAGGAAATAAGGGTGATATAAACGCCCGGCTCATCTTGCTCAACCCATTCATCCCCATGGGGGGGTTCAGATTTTGCTGCTCTAGTCTTACTCCTTGTAGTTGTTTCTTGATGCACCATTTCAGTGTGACTCAAAGTGTTGTTACCAATTGTGGTTGACCCATTAGAAATCACCAACCTGTTTGATCCCTTTGAATCTAGTTCATGGCAGGTCATGTTACTATCTAGCACATCAATGGGTGCAGTAGAAACATCCTGAGTAAGAGAGGGGTTATAAGGACCAAAGGAAGGTGAAGTGCTGTTTCTTGCAGCTCCAACAGGTAACCTCTCAGCCATTTCCTTCAACTATCATACATGAAAGAACAAGGCATGAATTCAGATGTGTTATGATGTATGCAATTTACATATTAGAAGTGACAACTATTCTGTCCATAAGAAAACAGTACAAACAACAGAATTTAGAGATGACCATTTAACTCACCTGTGCAGTAAGTGCCTTAATTACTTCCTTTGCAGCTTTTGATTTTGCAGCCTCTTCCCCTGCTATAGAAATGGCCTCCTTCAGCTGTTTGGTTGTTCTCTCCAGCtcaatttcttgaatttttgccTTGCGGGTAAGATCATCAACCTAAATCATGAAGTCAATCAGTCATAATGCACAGAAGTTTCACTCCCATGCAGAAACCTTTCTCAAATATCACAATGCACAAGCTCAAAATCACAAAAGATTTACACCTTTCTATACATAAGAAACAAGAAGCCCATAAAGCCCTTCTATCGATGCAATCTTGTATACTACTTGAATACATAATGGCAAAAGATCCAATCAATTTTCCTGTAACACTATTTGCCATGTCAGTTTTGACACGTACAAATGCACAAGTAGCTTTTTACCAACTACCATGATTTATAGGTAAAAACACTCGAAAGgtgaaagaataaaaccaaaattgGAAAGAGATTTAAAATGACAACTGTGGAACTCGAAATCATTTTTATACCAGCTTAACATAGAATTGTCATGATGATATTACTAAAATTACAACTTTCCAAGATTCCaggcaaagaagaaaaaagaaaagagattgCATGTCTTGCATGCATTAATGCAGGTAGGACATACAATGTACATGTCCCTATTCCTCCAAGGGACAATGTCATATTCTGTGAAAAGAAGTACAGTAAAAATAAGGAAGCAAGGATATGCATGAAATGAACAAGAAAAAGTATGcacataaaacaattaaattgaaaaacacaAATAATATACCTGGACTCTTAATTTTAGAACCTCTTCATTCAGATTATCATTCATCCTTTTAGCATCACCCACAACAAACTTTGGTGAACTAAGCCCTGATAAAGTTGGAATTGGTGTAGTGGCACGAGGGGGACTGGATCGCCTTGACTTTGGAGATGTTGCTCGAGAAACAATTCTTGATCCAGGAAGAGAAGCCGAGAAGAACTTTTTGGATGACCCAAACACTGGATTGAGAGATTTAGAGTCACTGAGCGCATCCCACTGAGAAACCCCATTGGGAAGGGGTGAAACACGACTAATGTTAACATCtagtttcttgtttcttttagaAGATCCGCCACTTTCTTCTCTAGATGATTCTAAGGAAGAAACTCTTCCAGGGTGGACATACGATCTTGAATCCAACTTTTCATTCTTGTCATTAAGTTCATTTTGCCCCTGATTCACACTTCCCCTTCTACTAAGAGCAGGATGAGACGAAGAGTCAGCTTCAGTGGCTTTCCAAAGTTTTCCAAAGCAATTATCACAGACACGGTAAGGTTTGTTTGGGTTTGGTGCCATGGAAGCCTTGAGAGACTTTTTACTAGTGCATGAGTGGCAGAAAACAAGTCCACAATTATAACAATTGTGtcgttttcttttgaaattaaatGGAAGGCGGCAGCCAGAACACAATGATTGATCAATACCTGAGACCCATTTATGCAGACAGATGGCTGTGGTGAAATTTGTGCCACAAGCAATTGTTTTGACTTGTTTGTCTTTTAAAGCTTCAACTAAAAATGGGGACATTCGATCATCGGTATCCCCATGACCCAAACGACCATTGGCACCCTTTCCCCAAGTGTAAACTTCAGTTCTTGAAGTTAAAACTGCAACATGATAAGCACCACAAGCTATTTCTTCAACAAAATTCTTCATAAGCTTTCCCTCAACCTTTCTGGGGAGCTTCCCATCCGCTTGGGGATCTCCTAGTTGACCATAAACAGGGCTTCCCATGGTGAAGACATGGCCTGTAGTTGTTAGTGCCACAGTCAGGCTGTCTCCGCAGGCAACTTGGCAAAAGTTAGGTTCAACAAGAGCGGCAACACAAGTTGGCACCAGTTTTGCTTCCTTATCACCATGCCCAAGACGGAATTTATCTCCATCTCCCCATGTAAAAAGCTTTCCTGATGAGCAATTGCTGGAAGTCAAAGAGCCAACCATGACTTCAACAACTGCTGCGGTGTGCCAAACACCACAAGCTACCCGCACAGTCCGGAGGCCTTTAAGGGACTCAACTTCCCTTGGTATTGCCACACATCTACGGTCACCATGTCCTAAAACACCAAAAGTCCCATCACCAAAAGTAAACAATTGCCCTGCAGAAGTTACAACAGCTGTGTGCCACAGTCCACAAGAAACTGATGAAACATGTATTCCCTCCAAAGgtccatttaattttttaggaaCCCACTGATAGGATTCATTTCCGTGTCCAAGGAGCCCAGAATTGTAAGAACTATTACCCCAAGTGTACATTTCACCAGAAAGAGTAACAGCACAGGAATGGTACTCCCCACATGCCACAAGTtcaatattgatatttctaagACCATCTAGAAGCTTTGGATGAGAAACATCAGAGTCAACACCATGTCCAAGTCTGCCTCTCAATTCCTCCCCCCAAGTGAAAACCTCTCCTTGCTTGGTTACAAGAGCAGCATGTCGACGACCACAAGCTAAGTTCTGAACATCAAGTAACACTGCAGATTCCATGGGTCTAGGAACTAAAGAATCAATCTTCGCACCAGAAGAACATCCATCTCTATTTATTCCTCCACCCAGAATGCCATCACCAGTGCCTTCCCCCCAAATGAAGACATCCCCTAAAGCATCACCATCATTGTTACCAGAGACTTGACTTGATGAGCTAACAGCACTGGACAAACTAACTCTGAAAGCATCCATGCCTGTAGCATTTCTGCGCCCAGTTGTTCCATCGGAGGTCCCTGATGACAAAGAATGGACTGAGCCACAAGCAGAATCTGAGGGAAAGAAAGCCTCAGGAGGCACAGCACATAATATCACATCTGATAATGCCTTCTCTAGACCAATTTTTGGAGGGCTTTCATGCAGAGTATGCAGATGAAGGGGATCGGCGCCATCCTAAATCAGCGAGAAGACAACTACTCAATATACTAAATACAATAGCAAATTACAtctaatgaataaatatatgtagggaaaaaaatattttaataaatgtaagaaaaaagaaaaggaaatttgtGCAAACAAAATAGAACACCTTTTGTGAGCTGCCACCACTGCCAAATGGAGAGCTCAAAGGAGAACTTCTTCGGGTGTGTGCTCTAGGACTAGTTGCTTCAGTTGGAACTCCATCTCCTTTTGACTCAGATCGCCCTGTTCGGTGGCGGCCACGGGATATTAGTGCTTTTAGACCAGTAAACCAGATTTCAGCTTCATCTTTATCCTTGCATATCTGAAACAAAGAGTATCAATAGAGCAAAAAATATTTCCACCGAACAAActgattttttctaatttgatgTTTAGTACATTGGACAGGCATGACGGAGAGCTCTCTGAAACTCATACAGAAAAAGTTCAGTTGAAAGGAAAAGGAGTGGACACAAGGAAATGCTCACCAAATCTAAAGACCTATCatcatatataagagaaaatgatTGGTATTCCTTCTCAGGCCGAGGGTACCTCTGAAATATAGGCTGCAGTGAATGAGACCAAGAACAATCAGGAAGTCTTACAGTCCCGAAATAGATGAAAAATTGCATTATATAAGTAAACAACCAAAAAGCACGCATTTCACAAGGACTAATGATTAGTTTCTCTTTTGATAGCATTAAAtcattcaagtttttttttcacaagtgaAATCATCTATGTCATACCTCATATAAGATCCATGCAAGTTGACGATGCATGTCACAGAGCTTGTTCAATTGAAGCTAATGCTATGCTATCCTTCCCTTGTTCAAGACATACATAATGCGTCCTAACACCTACTTTTAATTGGTAGTTCTGATATGCATAGCAGCATAGGTAATCATGTAAAGAATTATGCCAGGACAAAAGTATCCATCAAGTATTAACATATACAGAAACCACTGTGCTTCTACAAACTGAAGACGCAGCCTTCCTAAACTAAAAGCTTCCAGTGGTTGATCCAAGCACACATATACACACGCACAAGAAATAAAATGGGTATAAAGTATAAAAACTAACGTATCAGGAAGTAGACTGAGTAAATATGAAAACAATAAGTGGTATGTACAGAACGGTAAGACATTGCCTTGTTTCCATGAGTCAGTTAAGATCAGTCATTGCAACTTCAGATATCTGGGTGTTCCACAGTGCAAGAATTAAATGAAAAGGTATTGACAACATCAAAGacaaatcatttgaaaattttatttaccctCGCGCTACCAATCTGCCCAATCCTAAATCTAATCATTGAATCTGTTATACAAATCTAACACCCGCAAAGTTTCCATGTGGTAttgaatttttcttcaaatctatAGCAGTATGCAGGATGAAAGAGGTGAAGTATAACTGATCATGGACAAACTTACAGTACGCTGACCGGGAATAATTCTGGACACATGGTTTAGTTTAAGGTGTTTCTCCTCTTTTCCAGAAAACCAGATCAGGGTAGATTCATCCTGAAAAAAACAGAACCAAAGACAGAATGTATATATCACTTAAGTATAAAATCCTACCAAATGATTCACTAGTCTACAACGTCAGAAGCAACTGTCTTTGGAACAGATCATAACATGAAAAATACCAGACATTGTGAAGCAATTAAAAAATAGTCTAGGAGACTAGGAGAGGACACTTCAGAAACAGAATCAATCCAACATCATGACTGCTAGACataatgacaagtatgcaaccGCAAATAATAACATTATAACACGCATTTTATCCTTGATTTCTTTAACcagtatattataaaataaataaataaataaaagatttattttacagGTATCTATGTATGAGGCAAAACAAAGACGATGACAATAAAATTTAGGACAAgagtctctctctcacacacaagAATAAGCCTAATAGTGtcaacttatttcatataaCAAGCAGAAGGGGCAAACTCAGGGACCCATAAGGCAGGTAAATCTACACTCTAGAGAGACtaaactgttaaaaaaaaaaaagaagtaatgctatatacaattcAACTGTGTGTAAGCCTTGTGcaatccctttaaaaaaaagtggggtctACCATGAGAAAGTAagttttttcatgtaggtcccAGGTgtgccctttttttttcaaatggactACGCGGGACTTGCACCATCTAggattgtacaaatcattttccatttttttataaatataataaaactgCAAAACATAGCATTAAGGTCATGGTGGAAGCAGGCAACTGAATGGAAAGTGCTTTAGGGAAGCTATGTCAGATAGTCCTGAACCCAGGGCTTAGGGCGTGCCCATGACACAAGGTTAATCTTTGTGACTTAATTTGCAAACCTTGCTCCTTCGAGATAAACAGATCTTCTaggatttttcaaaacaaaggGGCACAGCTCTTGCAACTTGGCACCTATGTTAGCACCCAGATTACAATGACATTTTGTGGGGATGGATGTTTGGCAACATTGCTTGGATGCTTCCCAAATGACTAATTGCATACATGGCTTTTTGTCTGGAGGCAATATATTCATCTGTTGAAAGGTTTTCTCTCTTGGATATTAAAAATGGCAAACTTTCCCCATCAGCCTCACAGCCATTGTAAATCGCTTGCAAATGCTCTTATCGTATGCATATACCCATGcacatgaatgcatgcatgcaaattttTCTTATGAGAAGCAATAGAGTTAGTGGCTGTTGGGATGATTTTTTCCCATTCCAGTAATTTCACTCTTGGTAAACGTTAAGCATTACCGTCGATTGTTCATGGTTTTTGTGACCAAAATAACAGGAGTAGCCATTATCTTTATGTTGTCTTAAAATATCCAagattcaatttctttttcttttttcttgataaatataaatttatagatacATTAAGCCTTACATTAGCCAGTTTGAAGGGACAAAACTTGGGCTTCCCTCTCCTTCCATACTTGAGCAACTGCGCACCTTTCTTAAGAGCAGTAATGGCCTGTGATAAAGAACACGCCATAAACccaaatcaaaacaaactaaTAGAGTTACCAACTAATCTTAAAAGGGAGAAGAGCAAATATTTAATACCATATAACTGTATCATAAAATAGATTTGTTTGTGACATAGttacaaagtacaaaatattaaaaaaaatgaagccaTACAATCATCACAGATTGACTCAATAGAGAACTAAAGTTAATTGATGAATATATGATTTGCATAGGAGGATTTTACCTTCCCAGCTCTTCgtagaaatttttttcttaattgcttTGCAAACTAGATGTTGTGGCCAAAGAAGTTCTTAGCAAGCCAGAGGTAGCTGAAATCGTTTTGAGGAGGCATCATGAGGCACATGATGCCATCCACTTTTTTGTGCATTGTCAAACAAATGTTTCTCCTCAAGTTTCTGTGAGACGTCccgacacacacacacactcataagtggaattttctttttgacaagtaagatgaaatttcattgatataaagataggcatagcccaggtacaccggaagtatacatgtgagtACTCCAATTTAAGAAGTAGAAACggttacaagaaaatcatggaagctgagaccatttaAATCTACTCATAAGTGGAAATTAAGGCCTCATTGACATAGGCCAAAGATCTATGAAACACATTAGCTGGAAACTTCCTAGTGCTTTGGCCGTCTCTCAAACACTTCCCTTGGTTTCCGATTTTATTGGCATGTTTggctaagaaaaaaatttcagtttttaagaaaaaaaatttaaatgtgtttttgttCATGTTTTACAAAGCGGAGTCCACTGAAATATATGTGTGGAAAATAATTGAGATTTGTTTTATCGGTTTTCATGAAAGTGAAGGGGtccactaaaaatattttttagataaataacatactatattaataagaatacgCATAGCCCAAATAAACAGGAGGTATACAAGAGTTTACACCTAGGTAAGAGGGGGGGTCCACTAAAAATATACTAATGATTAGATGGGTAGTtcattttagagagagagagagagagagagagagagagagagatgatataTCATTTTGGGGTTTTAAACGTGTTTGAAATGAAAGTAGAAATACTTTATGGCAAACTGAGAATTTATTTACTAGCCAAGCATAGCCATCACCCAGCTGCTTATGTTTTCCCCTCTTTTCAATCAAATCCTTTCTACCCAATCATCAGTTTTTCTAACAAAAACCTTAGAAATTTCAATTATGCCACAATTAAGGAAAAACttataagtaaaaaagaaaaaaaaaagttctgacAGGCTGGATCAGTGCTGTAGTGAAGCCACCAGCACCAGTAACATCGGGAGGAAAGGCACCAGTGGCACCATAGGC encodes:
- the LOC121238478 gene encoding PH, RCC1 and FYVE domains-containing protein 1-like isoform X1, with protein sequence MSADQSKPGPVERDIELAITALKKGAQLLKYGRRGKPKFCPFKLANDESTLIWFSGKEEKHLKLNHVSRIIPGQRTPIFQRYPRPEKEYQSFSLIYDDRSLDLICKDKDEAEIWFTGLKALISRGRHRTGRSESKGDGVPTEATSPRAHTRRSSPLSSPFGSGGSSQKDGADPLHLHTLHESPPKIGLEKALSDVILCAVPPEAFFPSDSACGSVHSLSSGTSDGTTGRRNATGMDAFRVSLSSAVSSSSQVSGNNDGDALGDVFIWGEGTGDGILGGGINRDGCSSGAKIDSLVPRPMESAVLLDVQNLACGRRHAALVTKQGEVFTWGEELRGRLGHGVDSDVSHPKLLDGLRNINIELVACGEYHSCAVTLSGEMYTWGNSSYNSGLLGHGNESYQWVPKKLNGPLEGIHVSSVSCGLWHTAVVTSAGQLFTFGDGTFGVLGHGDRRCVAIPREVESLKGLRTVRVACGVWHTAAVVEVMVGSLTSSNCSSGKLFTWGDGDKFRLGHGDKEAKLVPTCVAALVEPNFCQVACGDSLTVALTTTGHVFTMGSPVYGQLGDPQADGKLPRKVEGKLMKNFVEEIACGAYHVAVLTSRTEVYTWGKGANGRLGHGDTDDRMSPFLVEALKDKQVKTIACGTNFTTAICLHKWVSGIDQSLCSGCRLPFNFKRKRHNCYNCGLVFCHSCTSKKSLKASMAPNPNKPYRVCDNCFGKLWKATEADSSSHPALSRRGSVNQGQNELNDKNEKLDSRSYVHPGRVSSLESSREESGGSSKRNKKLDVNISRVSPLPNGVSQWDALSDSKSLNPVFGSSKKFFSASLPGSRIVSRATSPKSRRSSPPRATTPIPTLSGLSSPKFVVGDAKRMNDNLNEEVLKLRVQVDDLTRKAKIQEIELERTTKQLKEAISIAGEEAAKSKAAKEVIKALTAQLKEMAERLPVGAARNSTSPSFGPYNPSLTQDVSTAPIDVLDSNMTCHELDSKGSNRLVISNGSTTIGNNTLSHTEMVHQETTTRSKTRAAKSEPPHGDEWVEQDEPGVYITLISLPGGAKDLKRVRFSRKRFSEKEAEQWWALNRARVYQQYNIPMVDKSGIGMGREGKV
- the LOC121238478 gene encoding PH, RCC1 and FYVE domains-containing protein 1-like isoform X2, which produces MHRQLAWILYEPIFQRYPRPEKEYQSFSLIYDDRSLDLICKDKDEAEIWFTGLKALISRGRHRTGRSESKGDGVPTEATSPRAHTRRSSPLSSPFGSGGSSQKDGADPLHLHTLHESPPKIGLEKALSDVILCAVPPEAFFPSDSACGSVHSLSSGTSDGTTGRRNATGMDAFRVSLSSAVSSSSQVSGNNDGDALGDVFIWGEGTGDGILGGGINRDGCSSGAKIDSLVPRPMESAVLLDVQNLACGRRHAALVTKQGEVFTWGEELRGRLGHGVDSDVSHPKLLDGLRNINIELVACGEYHSCAVTLSGEMYTWGNSSYNSGLLGHGNESYQWVPKKLNGPLEGIHVSSVSCGLWHTAVVTSAGQLFTFGDGTFGVLGHGDRRCVAIPREVESLKGLRTVRVACGVWHTAAVVEVMVGSLTSSNCSSGKLFTWGDGDKFRLGHGDKEAKLVPTCVAALVEPNFCQVACGDSLTVALTTTGHVFTMGSPVYGQLGDPQADGKLPRKVEGKLMKNFVEEIACGAYHVAVLTSRTEVYTWGKGANGRLGHGDTDDRMSPFLVEALKDKQVKTIACGTNFTTAICLHKWVSGIDQSLCSGCRLPFNFKRKRHNCYNCGLVFCHSCTSKKSLKASMAPNPNKPYRVCDNCFGKLWKATEADSSSHPALSRRGSVNQGQNELNDKNEKLDSRSYVHPGRVSSLESSREESGGSSKRNKKLDVNISRVSPLPNGVSQWDALSDSKSLNPVFGSSKKFFSASLPGSRIVSRATSPKSRRSSPPRATTPIPTLSGLSSPKFVVGDAKRMNDNLNEEVLKLRVQVDDLTRKAKIQEIELERTTKQLKEAISIAGEEAAKSKAAKEVIKALTAQLKEMAERLPVGAARNSTSPSFGPYNPSLTQDVSTAPIDVLDSNMTCHELDSKGSNRLVISNGSTTIGNNTLSHTEMVHQETTTRSKTRAAKSEPPHGDEWVEQDEPGVYITLISLPGGAKDLKRVRFSRKRFSEKEAEQWWALNRARVYQQYNIPMVDKSGIGMGREGKV